The sequence below is a genomic window from Spirochaetaceae bacterium.
ACGGAGTTACTCTTTCCCGCCCCTCCTACGGCTAATATACACCATATGCCGCGAACGCCAAGACAACCCGGCATCGCACGCAACTTGCGCCATGCCCTTGGCACGGGCGATATCACCCAGCGCCTTGGCGATGAACGCCGCATCGCCGTCGGCCTCTTCCAGACATGCTTCCAGATATGCGGCCATCTCCTCCGAAGTGCGGAGGTGCTCGGCGACGTCATAGGATGAAGTAACGGTCCTGTTCATGGCACCCACCTACAGGTTTCGTGAGAGCCGAATCGCCGTCTCTATATCCCGACTCTGGGTCCGTTTGTCCCCGCCGGCCAACAGCACGACAATCGTGCCCGCACTACTACGAGCCGGGGGGGCGGCGCCGGACGGTGAACTCGTGGTCGTCGGGGCGCACGCGGCGGCGCTCGGCGGTCCAGGCCTGTTGCTGCAGGCGCTCCTGGGCGTGGATCTCGACACGGCGCTTGCCTGATTCCTGGGGTGGCGGGCGCCGCTTGCGGTAGCGGCCGTCGGGCTGCAGTTCGTAGGAGTGGCAGTTGTCGGCGAAGTACAGCTCCAGGATCCGCACCAGCCGGGGGCGCAGGTCGGGCTGTTCGACGGGAAACATCAGTTCCACGCGCCGCTCCAGGTTGCGCGGCATCCAGTCGGCGCTCGCCAGGTAGACCTGCTCGGCGCCGCCGTTGCGGAAGTAGGCGATGCGGCTGTGCTCCAGGAAGCGGCCGACGACGCTTACCACGCGAATGCTGTCGCTCAGCCCCGGCACCTGGGGGCGCAGCAGGCACACGCCGCGCACGTTCAGGAGCACCGTCACGCCGGCCTGCGACGCGGCGTACAGGGCCGCGATCACGTCGGGGTCGGACAACGAGTTCATCTTGGCCATGATCAGGCCGCCGCTGTCGGCCACGGCCGCCTCGCGCTGGATGTGGGCGAGCAGCGTCCGCTTGAGGGCCGCGGGTGCCATCGCCAGGTGCTGGAACCGGGGCGCGGACGAGTAGCCGGTGACGGCGTTGAAGAACAGGGTGGCCTCGCGCCCGATCGCGTCGCGGGCGGTGATCAGGCCGATGTCGGTGTACAGCCGCGCCGTGGTGTCGTTGTAGTTGCCGGTGCCCAGGTGGGTGTAGGTGCGCACGCCGCCCTCCTCGCGGCGCACGATGAGCAGCGCCTTGGCGTGCACCTTCAACCCGGCGATGCCATACACCACGATGGCCCCGGCGCGCTCCAGGCGCGCCGCCCAGTCGATGTTCTGCTGCTCGTCGAAGCGCGCCTTGATCTCGACCAGTGCGGTGACCTGCTTGCCGTTGGCGGCGGCGCGCTCCAGGGCCTGCACCACCGGCGAGTCTCCCGACGTGCGGTACAGGGTCATCTTGATGGCCAGCACCGCGTCGTCGCCGGCCGCCGCCTGCAGCAGGCCGAGGACGTGGTCGAAGGTCTCGAACGGATGGTGCAGCAGCACGTCGCGGCGCCGCAGTACCAGCCATGGGTCGGCGTCGGCCAGGACCGGAGCGGGCAGCGGGCGCCAGGACGGGAAGCACAGCTCGCGCCGGCCGCTGTCCGGCAGCGCCTTCAGACCGGTAAGGTCGATCGGTGCGACCCGGTAGATGTCCTGCTCGGCGAGGTCCAGTTGAGCGGCCAGCAGGTCGGCCATGGCGTCGCCGGTCGCATCGATTTCCAGCCGCACCACACCGCTGCTGCGCCGCTCCACCAGGACCGCGGCCATCGCTTCGATGAAGTCCTCGTCGGTGGCCTCGTCCACCTCCAGGTCGGCGTCGCGGGTGACCCGGAACACCGCATGTTCGGCAATCCGGTAGCCGGGGAACAGTTGCTCGGCGTGCAGCACAATCGAGTCCTCGGCGAGCAGGTAGCTCACCTCGCGCCGCCCGCGCGAGGGAATTGGGCGCAGCCGCTCGAGGCCGCTGGGGATCGCCACCAGCGCGATCTGCGCGCCGCCGCCGGCATCGTCCGCGGGAAGTGCCGCCGGCTCGCCTCCGATGGCGATCGGCTCCAGGCGGAATGCGAGATGCAGGCGCAAGCCGGCCACGGCGGCCGCCCCGTCATCGGCCATGCGAACCGACGACAAGGCAGGGAAGATCTGGAAGCGGAAATCATCGGCCGCCGCGCTGCGCTGCTCACCGGTCAGGTCGGCGGTGGAAACCAGGTGCACGCCGGCGGCGTGGAGCTGCGGCACGATGCGGGAGTGCAGTGCGCGGTACTGGCCCGCCACCACCTCGTGCGCCGCCGCCGCCACCTGCTCCAGGCGCTGGCTGCTGACGGCGGAGCCGCCCAGCTCCCGCTTCAGCGCCGCCACGCGCACCATGAAGAACTCGTCGAAGTTGGAGCTCACGATGGTCAGGAAGCGCACCCGCTCCAGCAGCGGCAGCTCCTCGCGCTGCGCCTAGTCGAGCACGCGGCGGTTGAACTCCACCCAGCTCAACTCGCGGTCGAGGAGGGTCTCTTCCGGTGCTGGAGACAGCTCGAGTTCGGGGCCGGCCATGCGCCTACTCTACACCCATGCCGGCCCCATGACGACGCCGGCAGGGTGTGAACGCCAGAAGCGGTAGCCTTGGACCGAAAGTGGCAATGCATAAGGCAGCGTGCCGTCCATTGAGTACAGCGCCTTCTCCTGCCCTCTGGTCCTCCGTCGCCGCGCTCCCCGACCACCCCCCTCCTGGCGCAGACGGGGCAGCTCGCCGCCACGAGCAGGCGTTGCAGATCCCGGTCCTCGACCACCTGCGCGAGATCAAGGCGCACCGCCTCCACCTGACGCGGGCACGATAGCTTGTTCGACTACGTCATAATCGGTTCTATTTATAAATACAGTAATGTTTTACCGGCTACCTCAATATCCCGTCATTGCTTTCGCAACCCCTTGGTGGTATCCGATCATCCTTGACTCGCTTCGGTCTGGATTCGAGACGCGCGCGGGAGCCGATCATCATGGCTGTGGACGGCGCCGACCACGGCTCCGCCAACGCCGCGCCCGCCCTGACATTCTACGCGGACACCCGTCAAACCGTTGAGCGAGCCAAGAGCCCGCCGCGAGCGCTATAACATACGTGAGCGATCAACTAAGGCCTTGCAGTACCGAGATTTACCGGTGTCACAAGAGAATCCACGATAGCCGCTCTATCGACCCGGTTGACGAATTCCACCGATGTAGTACCTTCTTACCCTATATTGGTGAGGCGGTCACACCGACTCAGATCTGTAAATTGAGGTTAACACAGTGAACCCGTCAGTAGGCTGTACTGTGTGAGCACCCTGTGTAGATGTTGTTCGTATACTGCACCGCGGTATCCATTCGATAGCAGACATAATAAAGGCAATGATGCGTAGGGTATTTGGCAAGCGTTTTGCAGAGTCGCAATTGAGCAAGAATGCTCTTCAACCGGCCTTGTATCTCTTTGGAATTGCTATGGCTGGTACCGCTTGGGTGACAGCCCAAACAGGACAAACTCCAATTTGGATGGTTGTGGTTGTGTGCGGGCTTGGTATTACCGCTACCTTTGGGTTCATTTGGTTCGTTTTCAAGGACCCTGATAGACTACATTCCGAGGGTTATCTAATACGAAATCAAGCGTTGGCCGTGCTTGAACAGAACGCAAATGAGTTCCGTGTCGAAAGCACCAGTATTTCAGATATAGTGTCAGGACATGAAAGAACCGATACATGACAAGCACGGCAACTTAACTCCTGCCGCAATTCTTAGGATAATAGAGCACTTTAGTTCTTCCGGTGTCACCCAACGGTTGTGTTGCAAAAAACCCACTTGGACACCCGCGTTCGTATTCGGTGAGCACACGCTAACTCTCCGTTCCACAAGGAAGTCTGCTATTGCCAATCATGGCATCCCCACAATCAATGTAGTATGTGCATCTTGCGGCGAAATACGGTCATACGTGGTAAGCAGGATTTTTCCTGAGTGGCTTGAAGAAAACAAAGCGTAAACCTATCGGTGTTACTGAGATCAAGAGATACCTCACAACGGGGCTTGACCCTGGCAACTGCGGGGTCATTCGATTTCGGCCAGCGTCACCGCTCGTTCCTAGGCATGTTCGAGAGACCGGTTCTGATCACGCGTTTCTGTACTGCCGCCAACACTCACTCGCATGATACCAGGTCTCGGTCAGCAACTCCGTGCGCCATCGTCACGCTGCGTCGGCACCTCCAACAGCACAATCGCCACCGATGGTTCCCAGCAGCGGTGTCGTCCACAGACCCTGGCGGACAGTGGGAGCGGAGCGTGCAGCCCCCGCCGGCGCTTCATCACCGGTACGACCAGTGATGCGAGACCAAACCTGACGAGGTGATGGAGGAATACTCCATCGACTTGATGTACCCGTAGGTCTCTAAGGGTTCCTCAAAAGCTGCCACGTAGGCATCCCTCATACTCAATATCTGTTCCTCGACGTTTCATCGATTCTTACTTGAAAGCGCACATACAATGATACTGTAGGTAATTCGTCCATCGGACTGCTTCAGCCGGTCTTCGTTCCCGGAGGAAACCGAATCTTGGAATGTCCCAAGAGATTCTCCGCGGCTCTCGCACCGTCAACCACCCCCGCTGCTACGGCGAGAGACGTGGCGGATCGGCCTGTCGCTCTTGGTCGAGGAGCGCAAAGGTGGTGGACCTGGGAAATCATGGAGCCAACGGCTAGCGCCGTCCAACGTGGGCCTGGCACGACGTTCGAGCAGGCCGCTGAGAAGGTGATCCGGCTCTGCGAGCCGACATGGCGCACCAGCGCCGCCGACTCATCGGCGAAGGTCTGGCGTTCGTCTCTGGAGCGGTACGTGTTCCCCAAGCTCGGCCGGAAGCCCGTAAGCCAGACTACGACTGCGGACATACTCGCTGTGATCGCCCCGATCTGGCACAACAAGACGGCGACGGTAAGCCGAGTGAAGGGCCACATCTCGTCGATCATCAGATGGGCCATCGCGCAGAACTACATCGAAAACAACCCAACCAGCGACGCGATGGCGGCGGCGCTGCCGCGCGCAAGAACCTCGAGACAGCACCACTCCTAGAAGTGATATGACCCATTTACTGCAATTGAAGCGTATATATCCCTAGTTCTTGTCAAAACTGCGATATTCCGTATGTCGCCGATGTCAAACCGGAAAGGCCCGGCTTTTTCTTGGTCAAATTGGAATACAAATCGATACTCGTTCTCTCTCGCATATTTCGGATTCTTGTGAAATGCCAATTCCATCATCCCGTCCAGTGTACTAACGCTAGAAGGAAGTCCGCTATACAGATTGTATCTGACGAGATTGCCCCTCGCCTCGATGACTGGTCCATCAGTGCGCGTTACGGCAGTATCCAATCTTCTGAAGAACTCTGGAATATCCCGAACCATTACGGTGTATCGGCCGTAGGACTCTTCAAGAGAACGTAGACTGCCTAGTTGTGATTCCTTATCAAGGATGACGAGTCTCTTGTCGTTATCTTCAAACGGAGGTGCCCAAGAATACATACAGAACACATTGATGTGATCCGCGGCGTTCGAACGGTATGTAAAGTTGCTAACAGTTTTCAACTCACGTTCCCCTATTTTGAACTTAAATTGGGCGATATCCGGACCAGAGATCACGATAGCACCTTCTTGATCGTCCATTTCCCGATGGAAGCTCAACGTATTGCAGTAGAGGCAACCATCCAAGAATTCGTTTGCCCAATCCTCGCACTTGTACGCCTTCAACAACATCATCAGAGCATTTGCCATAACCAAGGATACACCGCCGACTCGGAGTCGGTCAATTTCCAAACACTGTAATATTGTTTGCTATCGGCCGAGATACATTGGTTTGTGGTTTTGGTGTCTCCGGAACTGCGATAAGATGTGGATGGCGGCGGGTAACCGAACCTCCCACGGGGTTACCGACGGGCGGTTTGGGCGAGGGCGCATGGTGGTCCGGTGGGGTTCGGCGGGCGCCGGCGAAGGGCTTCGGAAGCAGAGAGCCAGCCGGGCCGCCGCTGCGGGCGGAGCC
It includes:
- a CDS encoding putative addiction module antidote protein; the protein is MNRTVTSSYDVAEHLRTSEEMAAYLEACLEEADGDAAFIAKALGDIARAKGMAQVACDAGLSWRSRHMVYISRRRGGKE
- the ppk1 gene encoding polyphosphate kinase 1, whose product is MPLLERVRFLTIVSSNFDEFFMVRVAALKRELGGSAVSSQRLEQVAAAAHEVVAGQYRALHSRIVPQLHAAGVHLVSTADLTGEQRSAAADDFRFQIFPALSSVRMADDGAAAVAGLRLHLAFRLEPIAIGGEPAALPADDAGGGAQIALVAIPSGLERLRPIPSRGRREVSYLLAEDSIVLHAEQLFPGYRIAEHAVFRVTRDADLEVDEATDEDFIEAMAAVLVERRSSGVVRLEIDATGDAMADLLAAQLDLAEQDIYRVAPIDLTGLKALPDSGRRELCFPSWRPLPAPVLADADPWLVLRRRDVLLHHPFETFDHVLGLLQAAAGDDAVLAIKMTLYRTSGDSPVVQALERAAANGKQVTALVEIKARFDEQQNIDWAARLERAGAIVVYGIAGLKVHAKALLIVRREEGGVRTYTHLGTGNYNDTTARLYTDIGLITARDAIGREATLFFNAVTGYSSAPRFQHLAMAPAALKRTLLAHIQREAAVADSGGLIMAKMNSLSDPDVIAALYAASQAGVTVLLNVRGVCLLRPQVPGLSDSIRVVSVVGRFLEHSRIAYFRNGGAEQVYLASADWMPRNLERRVELMFPVEQPDLRPRLVRILELYFADNCHSYELQPDGRYRKRRPPPQESGKRRVEIHAQERLQQQAWTAERRRVRPDDHEFTVRRRPPGS